The Desulfomicrobium orale DSM 12838 genome includes a window with the following:
- the hmcF gene encoding sulfate respiration complex iron-sulfur protein HmcF produces MPEGTLCNKRPVASREELDALLADSNGRTYYAEMEKLEVDSDKLWETIQKTMKSRTKTWLDICAHCGLCADSCFLYSVNGRDPKQVPSYKIQSTLGEMVRKKGKVSNEFMRMCMDTAWSKCTCCNRCGSFCPYGIDMGVMFSYLRGLLNSQGFVPWELKIGSGMHRLFRAQMDVTAEDFVDTCEWMVDEALEEWPCLEIPVDKEDADLIYMINAREAKHYPEDIVEAAILFHLAGENWTVPSEGWEMTSLAMFAGDWEACKMQVETVYAAMERLRPKRMVATECGHAYRATVIEGPYWAGRPDGKPPVECLHYVEWVAEALETGKLKIDPSKKIKEPVTVQDSCNYVRNAGLRECTRIIMKHIAEDFREMSPSKEHNFCCGGGGGFNGIGRYRKERNIALKMKREQILATGAKFVIAPCHNCWDAIRDLEEEYEIGIRWSFLKPLLVKMVVVPEHLKPKEEDEDE; encoded by the coding sequence ATGCCTGAAGGAACTCTCTGCAATAAAAGGCCGGTGGCCAGCCGCGAGGAACTGGACGCGCTCCTGGCGGACAGCAACGGCAGAACGTATTACGCGGAAATGGAAAAGCTGGAGGTGGATTCCGACAAGCTGTGGGAAACCATCCAGAAGACCATGAAGTCGCGCACCAAAACCTGGCTGGACATCTGCGCCCACTGCGGGCTGTGTGCCGACAGCTGCTTTTTGTACAGCGTGAACGGCCGTGACCCCAAGCAGGTGCCGTCATATAAGATCCAGTCCACTCTGGGCGAGATGGTCAGAAAGAAGGGCAAGGTCTCCAACGAGTTCATGCGCATGTGCATGGACACGGCCTGGTCCAAGTGCACCTGCTGTAACCGGTGCGGCTCCTTCTGCCCGTACGGCATCGATATGGGTGTCATGTTCAGCTACCTGCGCGGTCTTCTGAATTCGCAGGGCTTCGTGCCGTGGGAGCTGAAGATCGGCTCGGGCATGCACCGTCTGTTCCGGGCTCAGATGGATGTCACTGCCGAAGACTTCGTGGATACATGCGAATGGATGGTGGACGAAGCCCTGGAGGAATGGCCCTGCCTGGAAATCCCGGTGGACAAGGAAGACGCCGACCTCATTTACATGATCAATGCCCGCGAGGCCAAGCACTATCCGGAAGATATCGTGGAGGCGGCCATTCTTTTCCATCTTGCCGGAGAGAACTGGACCGTCCCTTCCGAGGGCTGGGAAATGACCAGTCTGGCCATGTTCGCCGGAGACTGGGAAGCCTGCAAGATGCAGGTGGAGACGGTCTATGCGGCCATGGAGCGGCTGCGCCCCAAACGCATGGTGGCCACGGAGTGCGGCCACGCCTACCGGGCCACGGTCATCGAAGGGCCCTACTGGGCTGGCCGGCCCGATGGCAAGCCCCCGGTGGAATGTCTGCACTATGTGGAATGGGTGGCCGAGGCTCTGGAAACGGGCAAGCTGAAAATCGATCCGTCCAAGAAGATCAAGGAACCCGTCACCGTGCAGGATTCCTGCAATTACGTGCGTAACGCCGGACTGCGCGAATGCACGCGTATCATCATGAAGCACATTGCCGAGGATTTCCGGGAGATGTCGCCCAGCAAGGAGCACAATTTCTGCTGCGGTGGTGGCGGCGGTTTCAACGGTATCGGCCGCTACCGCAAGGAGCGCAATATCGCCCTCAAGATGAAACGTGAACAGATTCTGGCCACCGGAGCCAAGTTCGTCATTGCGCCCTGCCACAACTGCTGGGACGCCATCCGTGACCTGGAAGAAGAGTATGAAATCGGTATCCGCTGGAGCTTTCTGAAGCCCCTGCTGGTCAAGATGGTGGTAGTGCCCGAGCATCTGAAGCCCAAGGAAGAGGACGAAGACGAATAG
- a CDS encoding IS5 family transposase (programmed frameshift) translates to MCYTDISDETWQRLEPVLPLEGSPKGGRPAKDKRTFINAIIWLLRTGAPWRALPKEYGSWNAVYSRFRRWQIKGSWKAVFLALASDPDLEAVMIDGTYIHAHKHSAGAKGGKHRQALGRSRGGFTSKLHAQVDALGNPVSFFLTGGECADISVAPQLLEGVRDCTVIADKGYDSEPLVQLLEARGCTVVIPPRSNRKTPRRYDRHLYKERHLVECFFSKIKEYRRVATRYEKLAQTFLSFVYLAASMIWIK, encoded by the exons ATGTGTTATACCGATATTTCCGATGAAACCTGGCAACGGCTTGAGCCCGTTCTGCCGCTTGAGGGTTCGCCCAAAGGCGGCCGTCCGGCCAAAGATAAACGAACATTCATAAATGCAATCATCTGGCTGCTGCGCACCGGGGCTCCCTGGAGGGCCCTGCCGAAAGAGTATGGGTCATGGAATGCCGTGTATTCCCGCTTTCGGCGTTGGCAGATAAAAGGATCCTGGAAAGCAGTCTTTCTCGCTCTGGCGTCTGACCCCGATCTCGAAGCGGTAATGATTGACGGTACGTACATCCATGCCCACAAACATTCGGCTGGCGCAAAAGGGGGCA AGCACAGACAAGCTCTGGGCCGCAGTCGCGGAGGTTTTACCTCCAAGCTGCATGCACAGGTAGACGCGCTCGGCAATCCTGTATCGTTTTTCCTTACAGGAGGTGAATGCGCGGATATCAGTGTTGCACCACAATTACTTGAAGGGGTTCGTGATTGCACTGTCATTGCCGATAAAGGGTATGACAGCGAGCCGTTAGTTCAACTTCTTGAAGCAAGAGGCTGTACCGTAGTTATTCCTCCACGCTCAAATCGTAAAACACCTCGTCGGTATGATCGGCATCTTTATAAGGAACGGCACCTTGTTGAATGCTTTTTCAGTAAAATCAAAGAGTACCGCAGAGTGGCAACACGTTATGAAAAGCTTGCCCAGACTTTTCTTTCTTTCGTTTACCTGGCAGCTTCAATGATTTGGATCAAATAG
- the nth gene encoding endonuclease III: MSNTKHSPTSVKKRATAVRERLARRYADPRTELTWTSPWELLVATILSAQCTDARVNQVTPDLFARWKGPAEMASASQNDVEAVIRSTGFFRNKAKNLRAAAARIMTTYAGEVPRTMEEMLTLPGVARKTANVVLSNAYGVHEGIAVDTHVKRISFRLGLTGETSPDKIERDLVRLFPRQSWGDINHYLVLFGRHVCIARKPACTVCELDDLCPREGVGQSE, translated from the coding sequence ATGTCCAACACGAAGCATTCCCCGACATCTGTAAAAAAGCGGGCGACGGCGGTCAGGGAGCGCCTGGCCCGGCGCTACGCCGATCCGCGGACCGAACTGACCTGGACCTCGCCCTGGGAACTCCTGGTAGCCACCATTCTCTCGGCCCAATGTACGGACGCGCGGGTCAACCAAGTCACTCCGGATCTTTTCGCCAGGTGGAAAGGTCCGGCGGAAATGGCCTCGGCCAGTCAGAACGATGTGGAAGCCGTGATCCGCTCCACCGGCTTTTTCCGGAACAAGGCCAAAAATCTGCGGGCCGCCGCCGCAAGGATCATGACCACCTACGCGGGAGAAGTGCCCCGCACCATGGAAGAGATGCTGACTCTGCCCGGTGTGGCCCGGAAAACAGCCAACGTGGTGCTGTCCAACGCCTACGGAGTGCATGAAGGCATCGCCGTGGACACCCACGTCAAACGCATCAGCTTCCGTCTGGGTCTGACCGGGGAAACCAGCCCAGACAAAATAGAACGCGATCTGGTACGGCTTTTTCCCCGGCAAAGCTGGGGTGACATCAACCACTATCTGGTCCTTTTCGGACGCCACGTCTGTATCGCCCGCAAACCAGCCTGCACGGTCTGCGAACTGGACGATCTCTGTCCGCGCGAAGGCGTCGGCCAGTCGGAATAA
- a CDS encoding pyridoxamine 5'-phosphate oxidase family protein, which yields MPIAQSRISTVSITEPRIHALVESILRQQNTAVLGTCFMEIPRCSQVPFAVSEDLRTIVIITAQNTAKYENMAANPNVSLLVAAPAAEEATLQALTVTAFAAKPKGARKSQAMALFIRKHPELRTTASSPDTALVELKVDSYGLIADFQEKTCVSLG from the coding sequence ATGCCCATCGCCCAGTCCCGGATTTCCACGGTCAGCATTACCGAGCCCCGCATACACGCCCTAGTGGAGAGCATCCTCCGGCAGCAAAATACGGCTGTTCTGGGAACCTGCTTCATGGAAATCCCAAGATGCAGCCAGGTGCCTTTCGCTGTCAGCGAGGATCTGCGAACCATCGTCATCATCACGGCCCAGAACACGGCCAAATACGAAAACATGGCCGCCAACCCCAATGTCTCGCTCCTTGTCGCCGCTCCAGCCGCGGAAGAGGCGACGCTTCAGGCCCTGACCGTGACCGCCTTCGCCGCAAAGCCGAAAGGCGCACGCAAGTCGCAGGCCATGGCTCTTTTCATTCGGAAACACCCGGAACTGCGCACCACAGCCTCATCTCCCGATACGGCCCTCGTGGAACTCAAAGTGGACAGCTATGGCCTCATTGCCGATTTTCAGGAAAAAACATGCGTCAGCCTGGGATGA
- a CDS encoding class I SAM-dependent methyltransferase gives MYSRFARWYDRIFPFSPGVYAFLSRHMDRPGGPVLDLGCGTGDYCAAFARDGMRAVGLDLDAAMIFRARESGSGAEFHVLDMGDFQVLGGPWSFIYSIGNTAAHLPPEKFWSCVDNVAACLEPDGTWIVQVMNWDYVLGLRHFTFPPKVMDGAVFHRFYEDISASGLTFRTGLDVDGERVFDDAVRLYPLSSREIIEGHEKRGFRLVEHAADYAGSAFDPEVFSANIFVFRRQEGA, from the coding sequence ATGTATTCCCGATTCGCGCGCTGGTATGACCGGATTTTTCCCTTCAGTCCCGGAGTGTACGCTTTTCTGTCACGCCACATGGATCGTCCTGGTGGCCCGGTGCTGGATCTCGGATGCGGTACCGGCGACTACTGCGCGGCCTTCGCCCGCGACGGCATGCGGGCCGTGGGCCTCGATCTGGATGCCGCCATGATTTTCCGGGCCCGGGAAAGCGGCTCCGGCGCGGAATTTCATGTATTGGACATGGGAGATTTTCAGGTTCTGGGCGGTCCGTGGTCGTTTATCTATTCCATCGGCAACACGGCGGCACACCTGCCCCCGGAGAAATTCTGGTCGTGTGTGGACAATGTGGCGGCCTGTCTGGAGCCGGACGGGACGTGGATCGTACAGGTCATGAACTGGGATTACGTGCTGGGGCTCAGGCATTTCACGTTTCCGCCCAAGGTCATGGATGGAGCGGTTTTCCACCGCTTTTACGAGGATATCTCCGCCAGCGGGCTGACTTTTCGCACAGGACTCGACGTGGACGGGGAGCGAGTTTTCGACGATGCCGTGCGCCTGTACCCGCTGTCTTCGCGGGAAATCATCGAAGGGCATGAAAAGCGGGGCTTTCGTCTGGTGGAGCATGCGGCGGACTATGCGGGAAGTGCCTTCGATCCGGAGGTGTTCTCGGCCAATATCTTTGTCTTCAGGCGCCAGGAGGGGGCATGA
- a CDS encoding DEAD/DEAH box helicase, producing MAFKIPQKSSVSIKDPESLFRDLRERTVEGLLAQQADMLRKYMEHVDKPDIALELPTGSGKTLVGLLIAEWRRRTKQERCVLLCPTKQLVHQVVEQAKEKYGINALDFSGSKHQYPEADKTAFNNCESIGVATYSALFNTNPFFSDVHTLIFDDAHAAENYVSSFWSLEVRRYQDESTFDAIWQIIAPYTTENDQLRYDQGNEGSLDTSFVNKVPTPYLLECRTALTAAIDNASRDDESPEEYGYRWRMIRDHLHACHLYYSSNSILIRPLIAPTKSFAPFQNARQRIYMSATLGEGGDLERIFGRKKIERIPAPEGWDKQGIGRRFFVFPMRNWDEADSLSLAISWTTKFDRALVLTPSNRDTDKVRKAIGALPTTQDHTLFDAAQLEASKKSFTQSSSAIAVLANRYDGIDLIGDECRYLIIYDLPESTNLQERFIISRLGASVLFRVRIRTRITQAVGRCTRSSTDYALVVIIGDKVHQYFHMPEKRETLHPELQAEVNFGVEQSKVDNSSELGDNIDIFVDHGEEWRSADDYILRTRGELTQSPIPSAKQLQDSVIHEVKFHDAFWSGDFDSALSSAKDVLAHLAGGDDLKGYSALWNYLAGSAAYQAKQPQVAQEHFSAAFSCASTLPWLKQIQKLLSNQAQEVPVEVIYGERIERIEGVLERFGKSGSVKIEKYFQAIREGLSSTEAKSFEAAQVKLGCLLGFESGNTERSGDPDPWWIFGRQGVIFEDYTATGENPVISKNKTLQAKAHPDTLAAKYPGVSFSVVFCSTSDKLDDAAKPHTGDVFYISVEDFKKFSEECMTTMRALWDSFQSPGVIEWRERAARKLVEAKLRSDDILARLKSKKLSSLAGGGQKRPASKLSSTF from the coding sequence ATGGCATTTAAAATTCCCCAGAAATCTTCGGTATCCATCAAAGACCCTGAATCGTTGTTCCGTGATCTGAGGGAACGTACCGTAGAAGGGCTTCTTGCGCAGCAGGCCGACATGCTTCGCAAATACATGGAGCACGTTGATAAGCCAGACATAGCACTTGAGCTGCCCACCGGCAGTGGTAAGACCCTGGTTGGCCTCCTGATCGCTGAGTGGCGTAGGAGAACGAAACAAGAGAGATGCGTGCTGCTCTGTCCTACCAAACAGCTTGTCCATCAGGTCGTTGAACAGGCCAAAGAAAAATACGGAATCAACGCTCTTGATTTCTCAGGTTCCAAACACCAGTACCCGGAGGCCGATAAGACCGCCTTTAATAATTGCGAATCAATAGGCGTTGCCACCTATAGTGCTCTGTTCAACACAAATCCGTTTTTCAGCGACGTCCATACACTCATTTTTGATGATGCCCACGCCGCCGAGAATTATGTGTCGAGTTTCTGGTCGTTGGAGGTCCGGCGCTATCAGGATGAATCCACCTTCGATGCAATCTGGCAGATCATCGCGCCTTACACCACGGAAAATGACCAGCTCCGATACGATCAGGGCAATGAGGGATCGCTTGATACGTCATTCGTGAACAAGGTTCCAACGCCATATTTACTCGAGTGCAGGACCGCTCTGACGGCAGCGATTGACAATGCCTCCAGAGACGATGAGAGCCCGGAGGAATACGGTTATCGATGGCGCATGATCAGAGATCACCTCCATGCCTGCCATCTCTATTACTCCAGCAATTCCATTCTCATTCGTCCTCTTATAGCGCCCACCAAGAGCTTTGCGCCGTTTCAGAATGCGCGGCAGCGCATTTATATGTCCGCGACTCTCGGAGAAGGCGGGGATCTGGAAAGAATTTTCGGGCGGAAGAAAATCGAACGGATACCTGCTCCAGAGGGCTGGGATAAGCAGGGAATCGGTCGACGTTTCTTCGTGTTTCCTATGCGGAATTGGGATGAAGCGGATTCATTGAGTCTTGCGATTTCCTGGACTACGAAATTTGACAGAGCACTCGTCCTCACCCCAAGCAACCGCGATACTGATAAAGTCAGAAAAGCCATTGGAGCACTTCCGACGACGCAGGATCATACCCTCTTTGACGCCGCACAATTGGAGGCGTCGAAGAAATCATTCACCCAGTCCAGTTCCGCCATTGCGGTTCTGGCGAACAGGTATGACGGAATCGATCTGATCGGAGACGAATGCAGGTACCTGATTATCTATGATCTTCCGGAGTCTACAAATCTGCAGGAGCGCTTCATCATCAGCCGCCTTGGGGCCTCTGTTCTCTTCCGGGTTCGCATCCGCACCAGAATAACTCAGGCGGTAGGAAGATGCACACGTTCATCAACCGATTACGCGCTCGTGGTGATCATCGGCGACAAGGTGCATCAGTATTTCCACATGCCGGAAAAGCGAGAAACACTGCATCCGGAACTTCAGGCCGAAGTCAATTTCGGTGTCGAACAATCAAAAGTCGATAACTCGTCTGAACTGGGGGATAACATCGACATATTCGTTGACCATGGAGAAGAGTGGAGATCGGCCGATGACTATATACTGCGAACAAGAGGCGAACTGACTCAATCGCCCATACCATCGGCAAAGCAGCTCCAAGATTCTGTTATTCATGAAGTGAAATTTCACGATGCTTTTTGGTCCGGAGATTTTGACAGCGCTCTCTCTTCAGCAAAAGACGTGTTGGCCCATCTTGCCGGCGGGGATGATCTGAAGGGCTATTCTGCTCTTTGGAATTACCTTGCCGGCTCGGCAGCCTACCAGGCGAAGCAACCACAGGTGGCTCAAGAACATTTTTCTGCTGCCTTTTCATGCGCCAGTACGTTGCCGTGGCTCAAACAGATTCAAAAGCTGCTCTCAAACCAAGCGCAGGAAGTGCCTGTCGAGGTCATTTATGGAGAGCGCATCGAGCGTATAGAAGGTGTCCTCGAACGGTTTGGAAAGTCCGGCAGCGTAAAAATCGAAAAATATTTCCAGGCCATCCGGGAAGGGCTTTCGAGTACGGAGGCGAAGTCGTTTGAAGCAGCTCAGGTCAAGCTCGGTTGCCTGCTGGGCTTTGAATCGGGGAACACGGAGCGATCCGGTGATCCGGACCCGTGGTGGATCTTTGGGCGACAGGGCGTTATTTTTGAGGATTACACGGCAACCGGAGAGAATCCGGTCATCTCAAAAAATAAAACACTTCAGGCCAAGGCCCATCCGGACACTCTCGCAGCAAAATACCCAGGAGTAAGTTTCTCAGTCGTGTTCTGCTCGACTTCGGACAAATTAGATGATGCCGCAAAACCTCACACGGGCGATGTCTTTTACATCAGCGTTGAAGACTTCAAAAAGTTTTCAGAAGAGTGCATGACAACAATGCGAGCGCTATGGGACTCTTTCCAGTCGCCTGGAGTTATCGAATGGAGGGAACGTGCTGCACGCAAGCTGGTCGAAGCGAAACTGCGCAGTGATGATATTCTGGCAAGATTGAAGAGCAAAAAACTTTCCTCGTTGGCAGGCGGCGGACAAAAACGACCTGCTTCAAAATTGTCTTCAACATTCTGA
- a CDS encoding Crp/Fnr family transcriptional regulator, with protein sequence MTDFMETMGRSVLFRGLPAEELARLERISEPRRYGKGAVLFREGDDGAGFYVVSSGQVKVFKTSFDGREQILHILGPGDPLGEVPVFAGQTFPASAQALAESLLYFFPRPKLAQLYRDNPSLAMNMLAVLSRRLREFTVLIENLSLKEIPQRLATYLLHQHAQKPVSSRVKLAVTKGVLANILGASQETLSRVLGKLGQEGVIEVQGKEITILDWDRLKELAGGEISL encoded by the coding sequence ATGACGGACTTCATGGAGACCATGGGGAGAAGCGTCCTCTTCAGGGGGCTTCCGGCGGAAGAGCTGGCTCGGCTGGAGAGGATCAGCGAGCCGCGCCGCTATGGGAAAGGGGCCGTGCTGTTCCGGGAGGGAGATGACGGCGCGGGGTTCTATGTGGTGTCCTCGGGGCAGGTTAAGGTCTTCAAGACATCCTTCGACGGGCGGGAACAGATTCTGCACATTCTCGGGCCGGGCGATCCGCTGGGAGAAGTGCCGGTCTTCGCGGGGCAGACGTTTCCGGCCAGCGCCCAGGCTCTCGCGGAATCGCTGCTCTACTTTTTTCCCCGCCCGAAACTGGCGCAGCTGTACCGGGACAACCCTTCCCTGGCGATGAACATGCTGGCCGTTCTGTCCAGGCGGCTGCGGGAGTTCACGGTGCTCATCGAAAATCTTTCCCTGAAGGAAATCCCGCAGCGTCTGGCCACGTATCTGCTGCATCAGCATGCCCAAAAACCTGTCTCCTCCAGGGTCAAACTGGCTGTGACCAAGGGGGTGCTGGCCAATATCCTGGGCGCGTCTCAGGAAACATTGTCCAGAGTGCTGGGCAAACTGGGTCAGGAAGGAGTGATCGAGGTGCAGGGTAAGGAAATTACCATTCTG
- the tgt gene encoding tRNA guanosine(34) transglycosylase Tgt, producing the protein MMNIGTFTIQHTDGAARAGELLTAHGVIPTPIFMPVGTQGSVKAVCPQDLKDLGARIILGNTYHLYLRPGDEMIARRGGLHRFMHWDRPILTDSGGFQVFSLSALRKLSEDGVAFSSHIDGSKHFFTPEKAISIQRNLGSDIMMVLDECVPYGADYQYTRKSLERTTRWAARCRAAYPQGGGEQLLFGIGQGGFFKDLREESIRQLRDIPFDGYALGGLSVGESKAEMMDILYHSAPLLPVEKARYLMGVGTPLDIVRGIDAGIDMFDCVLPTRNARNGTLFTSEGKLNIKRAEFAEDDSPLDPQCSCYTCRNFSRAYLRHLYQAREILSYRLNTIHNLSYFLSVVTAARQAIQDGAFQSFKSQMESIYDT; encoded by the coding sequence ATCATGAATATCGGTACATTCACCATCCAGCACACCGACGGTGCGGCCCGGGCGGGAGAACTCCTCACCGCTCACGGAGTCATCCCCACGCCCATCTTCATGCCCGTGGGCACCCAAGGCTCGGTCAAAGCCGTCTGTCCTCAGGATCTGAAAGACCTCGGCGCGCGCATCATTCTCGGCAACACCTACCATCTGTATCTGCGCCCGGGCGATGAAATGATCGCCCGGCGGGGCGGACTGCACCGCTTCATGCACTGGGACCGGCCCATTCTGACCGACTCCGGCGGGTTTCAGGTGTTCAGCCTGTCGGCCTTGCGCAAACTGTCCGAAGACGGCGTGGCTTTTTCCTCGCACATCGACGGCTCCAAGCATTTTTTCACGCCGGAAAAGGCCATCTCCATCCAGCGCAATCTGGGATCGGACATCATGATGGTGCTGGACGAGTGCGTGCCCTACGGCGCCGACTACCAGTACACCAGAAAATCTCTGGAGCGGACCACGCGCTGGGCGGCCCGGTGCCGTGCGGCCTACCCTCAGGGCGGCGGAGAGCAGCTTCTGTTCGGTATCGGCCAGGGCGGATTCTTCAAGGATCTGCGGGAAGAGAGCATCCGCCAGCTGCGGGACATCCCCTTTGACGGCTATGCTCTGGGTGGCCTGAGCGTCGGCGAGTCCAAAGCGGAAATGATGGACATTCTCTACCACAGCGCCCCGCTCCTGCCCGTCGAAAAGGCCCGTTACCTGATGGGTGTGGGCACACCGCTCGATATCGTGCGCGGCATCGACGCGGGCATCGACATGTTCGACTGCGTGCTGCCTACCCGCAACGCCAGAAACGGCACGCTGTTCACGTCTGAGGGCAAGCTCAACATCAAACGGGCCGAGTTCGCCGAGGACGATTCTCCCCTCGATCCGCAGTGTTCCTGTTACACCTGCCGCAACTTCAGCAGAGCCTACCTGCGCCATCTCTATCAGGCGCGGGAGATCCTGTCCTACCGCCTGAACACCATCCACAACCTGAGCTATTTCCTGTCCGTGGTCACCGCCGCCAGACAAGCTATCCAAGACGGCGCGTTCCAGTCTTTCAAGAGCCAGATGGAAAGCATTTACGATACATGA